A window of Mucilaginibacter robiniae genomic DNA:
CGGTGTCGGCAACAATGGCTTTGGGCAGGTCTTTATATAAGGCTTGGTATTGTTCAATATGGGAAGACAAGGTTTGGTAATCGGTTGAGGTTTGATGCAGGGTATAATTAAGGATGAATTGCTCCTGGGTGGATATCTGCAGGTTATAGGCCGGCTTAAGTTGTCCGTTCAGCATATGGTCTTCCTTCATCCGCATGAAGGTGGCATCCGGGTCGGTCTTTGACATGCTGTTACGGCCGGCTAATAACTTTTCCTGCTCGTCATACCGTGCCAGGCTCTCCGGCCAGTGCTTCTTTGCGTAGTTCAGCTTTTGCTTTACTTTTTTGTCTACGTCTTCTTTATCATCTAAGGCTGCATTGATCTTTGAGATGGTTTCCTTTACTTTCTCCGGGTTGATCTCACTATATTCCAAGGGCGCTGTATCTTTTAGTTCTTCGGCGGCAATGCTTTGCGCATAACCCCACAGTTCATCAAGCTGGGCTTTCATCTTATCTTTATTCGCCTTGATGTTTTTGCCCCATACGAAGGTGTACTTGTTCGCCGCTGATTCGATCTTGGTACCATCAGTAAAAACGGCTTCTTTCAAGGATACGATACCTTCCTGCTCGAGCAGCAACACGATTTGTGAGAAGATCTGCTTTAAGACGCCTGACAACTTCTCGCTGCGAAAACGGTTGATGGTGTTGTGGTCGGGCTTTTTCATCCCTAAAAGCCACATGAAGTGTACGTTCTGCGCGGCCTGTTCTTCCAGTTTGCGTGAGGAATAAGTATTGGTCAGATAGCCGTAAACCAGCAGCTTCAGCATCAGCCGGGGATGGAAACTTGACGCCCCGCCGCCTTTGTACTTCCGGTTGATCGGTTTGACATCTACCGTGTCCACGACCTGTTTAACGATACGGACCGGATGACCTGTCGGTACCAGTTCCTCCAGTTTGTACGGTAAAAACGTTAACTGGTCTGGATCATATTCCTTAAAGACTATCTTGCCTCCCATGTCTTTAAGATACAAAAATCTCCTTAAAACAATAAGAGGCTGCCCTTTTCAGACAGCCTCTTATTTTATTTGATATGAAATGTGTTGATTAAAGTTGATGCAGCGAATAAATTCGCCCTATATACCTTCAAAAAAGCTGATTAATCCACCAAAGTAACTATCGTTCCAGCCTTCAACCATATCCTGGTAAGCTTCATCCGGAATATTGATGTGTCGTAATTCCACTGATGATGAACCCTGTTTATCGGGGTGCAACTTAATAGTAACTATAGATGGTTCATTCTGCCCGTCAAAGTACCATTGTTGTACAATTTTTTTATCCTGCTCAAACTCCAGGTTTTTGCCTATAATACTGCCATCCCACATCGAGAATTCTGTATCAGGTGTGGTCGACATTTCTGCCGGCTCACCGGTCCACAGTTCTATGGTAAATGGATTGGTTAGCGCCGGATAGATTTCCTCAGGCATAGCCGGAACTATATAATATTTTTTATAATCTTTCACCTCCGCAATTTACGTAAATAAATACTATACTTCGTGCTTTACTACGGTGCCAATCGGCAATACGGTTTTATTATATACTTCATTAAGTACATTAGCTATACCTGTGTATATGGCTGATGCGCCGCATACAATGCCTTCATAGCCGGCAAAATGTTCAATGCCCTTATTGCTGGTAGTATGTCCCATAGCAAGCAAGAAAAAAAGAATGGTTAACGTAGCAAAAATGAATTGTAAAGCTCGGCTAAGCCGTAGGGTGCCGAAAAACAAG
This region includes:
- a CDS encoding SRPBCC domain-containing protein, which translates into the protein MKDYKKYYIVPAMPEEIYPALTNPFTIELWTGEPAEMSTTPDTEFSMWDGSIIGKNLEFEQDKKIVQQWYFDGQNEPSIVTIKLHPDKQGSSSVELRHINIPDEAYQDMVEGWNDSYFGGLISFFEGI
- a CDS encoding IS1182 family transposase, whose product is MGGKIVFKEYDPDQLTFLPYKLEELVPTGHPVRIVKQVVDTVDVKPINRKYKGGGASSFHPRLMLKLLVYGYLTNTYSSRKLEEQAAQNVHFMWLLGMKKPDHNTINRFRSEKLSGVLKQIFSQIVLLLEQEGIVSLKEAVFTDGTKIESAANKYTFVWGKNIKANKDKMKAQLDELWGYAQSIAAEELKDTAPLEYSEINPEKVKETISKINAALDDKEDVDKKVKQKLNYAKKHWPESLARYDEQEKLLAGRNSMSKTDPDATFMRMKEDHMLNGQLKPAYNLQISTQEQFILNYTLHQTSTDYQTLSSHIEQYQALYKDLPKAIVADTGYGSDENYGVLARKGIEAYIKYNTFDKEQKDGIKAFSNDSLHYNEAENYLVCPIGQWMAHIGNGQRVTSSGFVQLISRYRAQNCEGCPMRGVCHTTQGNRVVEINHSLRQHKQAAKERLNTEQGINLRKRRPADVEPVFAQLKHNHGFRRFLLKGMSKAEVEIGLLSIAHNLRKWKT